One genomic region from Amaranthus tricolor cultivar Red isolate AtriRed21 chromosome 12, ASM2621246v1, whole genome shotgun sequence encodes:
- the LOC130828476 gene encoding uncharacterized protein LOC130828476 — protein sequence MFLGAVAKPRWNHLGQCTFDGKIENFPFINRVAAQRDSKNRPRGSIEINHPNQLIKKFIRQLITAILRKWPSEGPSIIFIQQDNARVHITNDDPIWQQHNRQRGLTFILTQQPPNSPDCNILDLGFFKSIQSLMHKKMPKNITELITAVEDAFGELYPKTLTNVWISLQHHLNEILKVKRSNDYIQPHFGKKVEEDNGRLRIQVTIPTLLVREAVAFLNPNRDQQ from the coding sequence ATGTTCTTAGGGGCCGTTGCTAAGCCTAGATGGAATCATTTGGGCCAATGTACGTTTGATgggaaaattgaaaattttccttttatcAATAGGGTGGCAGCACAAAGAGACTCAAAGAATCGACCAAGGGGTTCAATAGAAATTAACCATCCGAATCAGTTAATCAAGAAGTTCATACGACAATTAATTACGGCTATACTAAGAAAATGGCCAAGTGAAGGACCttccattatttttattcaacaagataatgcaagggTTCATATCACAAACGATGATCCAATATGGCAACAACACAATAGGCAAAGGGGTTTAACTTTCATTCTTACTCAACAACCTCCAAATAGTCCGGATTGTAATATTCTAGACTTGGGTTTCTTTAAGAGCATACAATCACTTATGCATAAAAAAATGCCCAAAAACATTACAGAATTAATCACAGCAGTTGAGGATGCATTCGGAGAGTTATATCCAAAGACCTTAACTAATGTGTGGATCTCATTACAACACCATTTAAATGAGATTCTAAAAGTTAAGCGGTCTAATGACTACATACAACCACACTTTGGaaagaaggttgaagaagacaatggcaGGTTAAGGATTCAAGTGACAATCCCAACACTATTGGTTAGAGAAGCTGTAGCTTTTCTTAACCCAAACAGGGATCAGCAATAA
- the LOC130828475 gene encoding uncharacterized protein LOC130828475, whose protein sequence is MGVIVSLLVFSILLGGAFGRSFSQQPILTLKARPVPSHSTNLIWNRHIANNGQVYDCVDFYKQPAFNHPSLKDQIAKFRPSLVEDDGKLAKNIGLKNGGCPSGTVPILRYSYNLTAGRGEISQPPPTPPQQHCSAVIATTLDDMNRKFYGTSADLSLHKPVVQSSQWSSARVKLSNGLESIEAGWMVNPSFFHDNEAHLYAKFTSRQEECLNHACPGFVQVSKSVALGDTPQKYSSIGGTQYSWNITIQKHPDDGNWWMTLSIDDPFPVGYWPGSLFTSLKEVANQVSWGGEINNPESISPHPEMGNSRKASYDTANSAFCAHVTVDTDTSIYVEPQGTQKVYHCPSSYTVLDEGYQGEYWGRLMYYGGYLSAINNA, encoded by the exons ATGGGTGTAATTGTGTCTCTACTTGTATTTTCAATACTTCTTGGAGGTGCCTTTGGAAGATCATTTTCTCAACAACCAATCCTAACTCTTAAG GCTCGGCCTGTACCCTCCCATTCAACAAATCTTATATGGAATCGTCATATC GCTAATAATGGACAAGTTTATGACTGTGTAGATTTTTACAAGCAACCCGCCTTTAATCATCCTTCATTAAAGGATCAAATTGCAAag TTTAGACCAAGCTTAGTAGAAGATGATGGAAAATTAGCTAAGAACATTGGGTTGAAGAATGGAGGTTGTCCGTCGGGAACTGTTCCCATTTTACGATACTCCTATAATCTTACAGCTGGTCGCGGTGAAATTAGTCAACCACCACCTACCCCGCCGCAACAACATTGT AGTGCAGTGATAGCAACAACGTTGGATGATATGAATAGAAAATTCTATGGAACAAGTGCTGATTTATCTCTTCATAAACCGGTGGTACAAAGTTCACAATGGTCCTCTGCTCGAGTTAAATTATCAAATGGCCTAGAAAGTATTGAAGCTGGATGGATG GTAAATCCAAGCTTCTTTCATGATAATGAAGCCCATCTCTACGCAAAGTTTACG AGTAGACAAGAAGAATGTTTAAATCATGCATGTCCAGGGTTTGTTCAAGTCTCAAAATCAGTGGCTCTAGGTGATACCCCACAAAAATATTCATCTATCGGAGGCACTCAATATTCTTGGAATATTACTATCCAAAAG CATCCAGACGACGGTAATTGGTGGATGACTTTATCAATTGACGATCCATTTCCAGTAGGATACTGGCCTGGCAGTCTGTTTACGAGTTTAAAAGAAGTGGCGAATCAAGTCTCATGGGGAGGAGAAATCAACAACCCAGAAAGCATAAGTCCACATCCAGAAATGGGTAATAGTAGAAAGGCCAGTTATGACACTGCAAATTCAGCATTTTGCGCTCATGTAACAGTTGATACTGATACTTCTATATATGTTGAACCTCAAGGCACTCAAAAAGTATACCATTGTCCAAGTTCATACACTGTTTTGGATGAGGGTTATCAGGGAGAGTATTGGGGTCGTTTAATGTACTATGGAGGTTATTTAAGTGCAATAAATAATGCTTAG